The following coding sequences lie in one Brachionichthys hirsutus isolate HB-005 chromosome 15, CSIRO-AGI_Bhir_v1, whole genome shotgun sequence genomic window:
- the LOC137904331 gene encoding phosphatidylinositol 4,5-bisphosphate 3-kinase catalytic subunit alpha isoform, with product MPPRPSSGELWGMHLMPPNILVDCLLPNGMILTLECLREATLITVKHELFKEARKYPLYHLLQEESSYIFVSVTQEAEREEFYDETRRLCDLRLFQAFLKVIEPVGNREEKILNREIGFAIGMPICEFDLVKDPEVQDFRRNILNVCKEAVDLRDSNGPHSRALYVYPPNVESVSELPRHIYNKLDKGQIIVVIWVIVSPSNDKQKYTLKINHDYVPEQVIAEAIRKKTRSMLLSQEQLKMCVQEYQGKYILKVCGCDEYLLEKYPLSQYKYIRSCIMLGRMPNLMLMAKDSLYTQLPVDNFSMPSYARRISTATPYMNGETATKSLWTISGTLRIRILCATYVNVNIRDIDKIYVRTGIYHGGEQLCDNVNTQRVPCSNPRWNEWLNYDMYIPDIARAARLCLSICSVKGRKGAKEEHCPLAWGNINLFDYTHTLVSGKMALNLWPVPHGLEDLLNPIGVTGSNPNKETPCLELEFDHFSCPVKYPDMTIIEDHANWNMSRELGFNYCHTGLSNRLARDNPLTDTDNEQLRLVCNRDPLSEITEQEKDFVWRHRQDCLNIPEILPKILLAVKWNSRDEISQMYCLLKDWPAMKPEQAMELLDCNFPDPMIREFAVKCLEKYLTDDKLSQYLIQLVQVLKYEQYLDNPLARFLLKKALTNQRIGHFFFWHLKSEMHNKTVSQRFGLLLESYCRACGMYLKHLSRQVEAMEKLINLTDLLKQEKKDEAQKVQMKFLVEQMRRPDYMDALQSFTSPLNPAHQLGTLRLEECRMMSSAKRPLWLNWENPDMMSELLFQNNEIIFKNGDDLRQDMLTLQIIRIMENIWQNQGLDLRMLPYGCLSIGDCVGLIEVVRNSHTIMQIQCKGGLKGALQFNSHTLHQWLKDKNKGEMYDQAIDLFTRSCAGYCVATFILGIGDRHNSNIMVKDDGQLFHIDFGHFLDHKKKKFGYKRERVPFVLTQDFLIVISKGTQECTKTREFERFQEMCYKAYLAIRQHANLFINLFSMMLGSGMPELQTFDDIAYIRKTLALDKTEQEALDYFMKQMNDAHHGGWTTKMDWIFHTIRQHAMN from the exons ATGCCTCCCAGGCCATCCTCCGGAGAGCTATGGGGGATGCACTTGATGCCCCCCAACATCCTCGTGGACTGCCTTCTGCCAAATGGCATGATCCTCACGCTGGAGTGCCTCCGGGAGGCCACGCTGATCACGGTGAAGCACGAGCTCTTCAAAGAGGCCAGGAAGTatccgctttaccatctgctgcaggaggagagctcCTACATCTTCGTCAGTGTGACCCAGGAAGCGGAGCGAGAGGAGTTCTACGACGAGACCAGGAGGCTGTGCGATCTTAGGCTCTTCCAGGCCTTCCTCAAAGTTATTGAGCCAGTGGGCAACAGAGAAGAGAAAATTCTCAACAGAGAGATAG GATTTGCTATTGGAATGCCCATATGCGAGTTTGATTTGGTGAAAGACCCAGAAGTGCAGGACTTCAGAaggaatattttaaatgtttgcaaagAGGCCGTGGACCTCCGAGACAGTAACGGACCCCACAGCAGGGCTTTGTATGTCTACCCCCCCAATGTGGAGTCCGTTTCAGAGCTTCCCAGGCACATCTATAACAAACTAGATAAAG GTCAAATCATTGTGGTCATATGGGTGATTGTGTCGCCCAGCAACGACAAGCAGAAGTATACGCTGAAGATCAACCACGACTACGTGCCGGAGCAGGTGATCGCCGAGGCCATCCGCAAGAAGACGCGCAGCATGCTGCTGTCCCAGGAGCAGCTGAAGATGTGCGTGCAGGAGTATCAGGGAAAGTACATCCTGAAGGTCTGCGGCTGCGACGAGTACTTACTGGAGAAATACCCTCTGAGTCAGTACAAG TACATCCGCAGCTGCATCATGTTGGGACGCATGCCGAACTTGATGCTGATGGCGAAAGACAGTCTCTACACCCAGCTGCCCGTGGACAACTTCAGCATGCCGTCTTACGCCCGGCGAATCTCCACGGCAACGCCCTACATGAACGGGGAAACGGCCACCAAGTCTCTGTGGACCATCAGCGGGACGCTGAGGATCCGGATACTGTGCGCTACTTACGTCAATGTCAACATTAGAGACATTGACAAG ATCTATGTCAGGACGGGGATATACCACGGCGGAGAGCAGTTGTGTGACAATGTCAACACCCAGCGCGTGCCGTGCTCCAACCCAAG GTGGAACGAGTGGCTGAACTACGACATGTACATTCCAGACATAGCTCGAGCTGCCCGGCTCTGCCTCTCCATCTGCTctgtgaaaggaaggaagggcGCGAAGGAG GAGCATTGTCCTCTGGCCTGGGGCAACATCAACCTGTTTGACTACACCCACACGCTCGTATCGGGGAAGATGGCTCTCAACCTGTGGCCTGTCCCCCACGGCCTGGAAGACCTGCTCAACCCCATCGGCGTCACGGGTTCCAACCCCAACAAG GAGACGCCGTGTCTGGAGCTGGAGTTCGACCATTTCAGCTGCCCGGTCAAATACCCCGACATGACCATCATTGAAGACCACGCAAACTGGAACATGTCCAGGGAGCTGGGCTTCAACTACTGCCACACCGGTTTG AGTAACAGGCTGGCCCGTGACAACCCCCTGACTGACACCGACAACGAGCAGCTCCGCCTGGTGTGCAACAGAGACCCGCTGTCTGAAATCACTGAGCAGGAAAAAGACTTCGTATGGAGGCACAG ACAAGACTGCCTCAATATTCCGGAGATCCTTCCCAAGATCCTCCTGGCAGTGAAATGGAACTCGAGAGATGAGATTTCACAG ATGTATTGCCTTCTGAAGGACTGGCCTGCGATGAAGCCGGAACAAGCCATGGAGTTACTGGATTGTAACTTCCCCGATCCGATGATCAGAGAGTTCGCCGTGAAGTGCCTTGAGAAATACCTGACGGACGACAAGCTCTCCCAGTACCTCATTCAGCTGGTCCAA GTTCTGAAGTACGAGCAGTACCTTGATAACCCACTTGCACGCTTCCTGCTGAAAAAGGCATTAACCAATCAGAGGATAGGACATTTCTTCTTCTGGCATTTGAA GTCGGAGATGCACAACAAGACGGTGAGCCAGCGGTTCGGCCTGCTGCTGGAGTCGTACTGCCGGGCCTGTGGCATGTATCTGAAACACCTGAGCAGACAGGTGGAGGCCATGGAGAAGCTCATTAATCTCACCGATCTCCTTAAACAGGAGAAGAAAGACGAGGCGCAGAAG GTTCAAATGAAGTTTCTGGTGGAGCAGATGAGGAGACCCGATTACATGGACGCCCTGCAGAGCTTCACGTCCCCCCTGAACCCGGCGCACCAACTGGGGACGCTCCG CCTAGAGGAATGCAGGATGATGTCTTCAGCCAAGCGGCCGCTATGGCTTAACTGGGAAAACCCAGATATGATGTCAGAGCTGCTCTTCCAGAACAACGAGATCATTTTCAAAAATGGAGATG ATCTGAGGCAGGACATGCTGACGCTGCAGATCATTAGGATAATGGAAAACATCTGGCAGAACCAAGGCCTTGATCTCAG GATGCTGCCGTATGGCTGCCTGTCGATCGGCGACTGCGTGGGCTTGATCGAGGTGGTGAGGAACTCCCACACCATCATGCAGATCCAGTGCAAAGGTGGCCTGAAGGGGGCGCTGCAGTTCAACAGCCACACACTGCATCAGTGGCTCAAAGATAAAAACAAGGGAGAGAT GTATGACCAGGCCATCGATCTGTTCACCAGGTCGTGTGCGGGATACTGCGTCGCCACGTTTATCCTGGGCATCGGCGACAGacacaacagcaacatcatGGTGAAAGACGACGGACAG CTGTTCCACATAGACTTCGGCCATTTCCTCGAccacaagaagaagaagttcgGCTACAAGCGGGAGCGAGTGCCCTTCGTGCTCACGCAGGACTTCCTGATCGTTATTAGCAAAGGAACCCAAGAGTGCACCAAAACGAGGGAGTTTGAAAG GTTCCAGGAGATGTGTTACAAGGCGTAT
- the LOC137904355 gene encoding calcium-activated potassium channel subunit beta-2-like, whose amino-acid sequence MLLVARARHPSTSGGGGGERRSIYKKFREVDLLDKKKTVTALKPGEDRAILLGLGMILSSVMMYFVLGITTLRSYADSVWTEEGLCVVLNSTVTADMNCSYNCGSDCWRVSKYPCLQVYVSVNGTGRVGRLSHNEETQDASSDCFYAPRCQKDSAAMHAMIANISERLKVNTRVPCYYEPGERRETVLLTRLYDHAVAFQSLLWPSCVLAGGALIIVMVKLTQYLSRLCEEIGKIKR is encoded by the exons ATGCTTTTAGTGGCGCGGGCCAGACACCCGTCCACCTCAGGAGGCGGCGGGGGTGAAAGGAG GTCAATCTACAAGAAGTTCCGTGAGGTGGATCTGCTAGACAAGAAGAAAACAGTGACGGCTCTGAAGCCTGGCGAAGACCGGGCCATCCTCCTGGGACTTGGGATGATCTTGTCTTCAGTCATGATGTACTTTGTCTTGGGAATCACGACATTACGCTCCTACGCCGACAG CGTGTGGACGGAGGAGGGTCTGTGCGTTGTGCTCAACTCCACGGTCACAGCAGACATGAACTGCTCCTATAACTGTGGCTCAGACTGCTGGAGAGTCTCCAAATACCCCTGTCTGCAGGTCTACGTGAGCGTCAACGGCACGGGCCGCGTCGGCCGCTTGTCTCACAACGAAGAGACCCAGGACGCCAGCTCTGAC TGCTTCTATGCGCCCAGGTGCCAGAAGGACAGCGCGGCCATGCACGCGATGATTGCAAACATCTCAGAGCGGCTGAAGGTCAACACGCGAGTGCCCTGCTACTACGAGCCCGGCGAGCGGCGGGAGACCGTCCTCCTGACCCGTCTCTACGACCACGCCGTCGCCTTCCAGTCGTTGCTGTGGCCCTCCTGCGTGCTTGCGGGGGGGGCCCTCATCATCGTGATGGTCAAGCTCACGCAGTACCTCTCCAGGCTGTGCGAGGAGATAGGGAAGATCAAGAGGTGA